A stretch of the Amycolatopsis sp. BJA-103 genome encodes the following:
- a CDS encoding anti-sigma factor family protein: MSEVSGAPHTDIAAYVLGVLGEEDHARFEAHLLECPECQVELVEMYHLPDILDMVKKSWPDPPVKGPGPRVLRMLLADAAKAGRRRKVIRLATAAAVLVLIVGGPLTVLSLTDREPVITQAAPTVVTSVVPLSPTREPGPDGGAAPFGWSEAGNAVAAEVTVQEKEWGSAVELELRGLTGPMTCQLFAYSHGGEAYVVNNWSVPSKGYGVPGSPDPLVITGSTALQKADIERFEVHKQDGTVLAIVRR; the protein is encoded by the coding sequence GTGAGCGAGGTGTCCGGAGCGCCGCACACGGATATCGCCGCCTACGTCCTGGGCGTTCTCGGCGAGGAGGATCACGCCAGGTTCGAGGCGCACCTGCTGGAGTGCCCCGAGTGCCAGGTCGAGCTGGTGGAGATGTACCACCTGCCCGACATCCTGGACATGGTCAAGAAGAGCTGGCCGGATCCGCCCGTGAAGGGCCCCGGGCCGCGGGTGCTGCGGATGCTGCTCGCGGACGCCGCCAAGGCGGGCCGCCGTCGCAAGGTCATCCGGCTCGCGACGGCCGCCGCCGTACTCGTGCTCATCGTCGGCGGCCCGCTCACCGTTCTTTCGCTCACCGACCGTGAACCGGTCATCACGCAGGCCGCGCCCACCGTCGTCACGTCGGTGGTGCCGTTGTCGCCGACCAGGGAGCCCGGCCCGGACGGCGGCGCCGCCCCGTTCGGCTGGTCCGAGGCGGGCAACGCGGTCGCCGCCGAGGTCACGGTCCAGGAGAAGGAGTGGGGCAGCGCGGTCGAGCTCGAACTGCGCGGCCTCACCGGCCCGATGACCTGTCAGCTCTTCGCCTACTCCCACGGTGGAGAGGCCTACGTCGTCAACAACTGGAGTGTGCCGTCCAAGGGCTACGGCGTCCCCGGTTCCCCGGACCCCCTCGTCATCACCGGTTCGACGGCGCTGCAGAAGGCCGACATCGAACGCTTCGAGGTCCACAAGCAGGACGGCACCGTACTGGCCATCGTGCGCCGGTAA
- a CDS encoding sigma-70 family RNA polymerase sigma factor, translating to MVDHEPASNGHDDLIRALYQEFGSSLMAFVLKLTGHDRQWAEDVVQETLIKAWRNAGKLDRQPEMLRAWLFTVARRIVIDGWRSRSARPQEVEELESDSIGVPDESEKTLAAMIVYEALRNLSPEQREAVQQTYLRDRTVNEVAATLGVPPGTVKSRIHHAVRALRRALQERG from the coding sequence ATGGTCGATCATGAACCCGCTTCGAACGGGCATGACGACCTCATCAGGGCGTTGTACCAGGAGTTCGGATCGAGCCTGATGGCGTTCGTGCTGAAGTTGACCGGCCACGATCGCCAGTGGGCCGAGGACGTGGTCCAGGAGACGCTCATCAAGGCGTGGCGCAACGCCGGCAAACTCGACCGGCAGCCGGAAATGCTGCGCGCCTGGCTCTTCACCGTGGCCAGGCGCATCGTCATCGACGGCTGGCGGAGCCGGAGCGCCCGCCCTCAAGAGGTGGAGGAACTCGAGTCGGATTCGATCGGAGTGCCGGACGAATCGGAGAAGACGCTCGCGGCCATGATCGTTTACGAGGCCCTGCGCAATCTTTCCCCGGAACAACGTGAAGCCGTCCAGCAGACCTACCTGCGTGACCGCACCGTGAACGAGGTCGCGGCGACGCTCGGGGTTCCGCCGGGTACGGTGAAATCGCGGATCCACCACGCTGTGCGCGCGCTGCGCAGGGCGTTGCAGGAGCGGGGGTGA